GCTTTTAATCTTAACTACTATTTTTGGTTGACCTTCATTTAACCATAAATTAAGCCATTCCTTCCACCGGGAGTTATTAGAATTTAGTATCTCAAACACTAAACTTACAGCCGCATGTGCTACTTGAGCTGCTATCTTACCCTTTCCCATCTTTATATCATCTCTAACAACTATGACCATCTTAATCATTAATTAACCCGAGATACCAAATACTTTTAAATTTTTATTGAAGGTTAATAAGAGGGAATATTATGGCAGTAAAATTAAGCATAAGGGAAGAAGTTGAACCACCAGTTTGTTCTAGCTGTGGAAAAATAATTCATCCAAAAGAAAAGGGCGTGGAATTTTATTGTCCTAATTGTGGTGAGGTTCTAATAAGAAGAGATTATATGTGTAGAAAACAAGGAGTAGAGTACGTATGTCCTAATTGTGGCTTTAAAGGGCCTTAAGGTGGGAAAATGGCAGATGTATTAGTTGTGCTAAAAGTTTACCCAGATAGTGACGAGATTAATTTAGATAACTTATATGGGGATATAAGTAATAGTTTACCTAAGGAATATAAAATAGTTAAAAAGGAAACCGAACCCATTGCATTCGGTTTAAAAGCGTTAATATTATACATTCAAATGCCAGAGCAAATGGAAGGGGGTACAGACAATTTAGAAGAAATAGTAAATAATATACAAGGAGTTAGTCATGCCGAAGTTGTAGGGATAACAAGATTAGGATTCTAATAAACTCTTTGGTACGTTAGTTCTTATATATCCTTTATACGCTAAAATATTTTGGAGATAAAAATTGAGCACTAGTTCTGGTGAAGAACAGAAGCCTCAAAGAAAAGAACTCATACTTAGGGTAATGGAAGCTAGGCAGAAAGACGTTGGAAGGGGAAAAGTAAGAATAGACATAGATTTACTCTCTCAAATTGATGTTAGCCCTGGCGATGTCGTAGAGATAGAGGGTACTAGAAAGACTGCTGCGATAGCATGGCCATTATCTCCAGAAGATGCGACTGGTGAAAAAGATATAATAAGAATGGATGGGATAACAAGGAAGAACGCTGGAGTTTCGATAGGAGATAAGGTAATAGTGAGAAAAGCTTTAGTAAAACCAGCTAATATGGTAAAATTAGCTCCATCCAATTTCTCAATAACTGTCGATCCAGGATTTATTAGCTATGTAAAGAAAAGATTAAAAGAATTTCCATTAGTTGAAGGAGATACTGTGCTAATCCCAGTTTTAGGTCAAGCAATACCATTCACAGTAGTCCAGGTAAAGCCTGCAGGTATAGTCTTAGTA
The genomic region above belongs to Saccharolobus caldissimus and contains:
- the pth2 gene encoding peptidyl-tRNA hydrolase Pth2, yielding MIKMVIVVRDDIKMGKGKIAAQVAHAAVSLVFEILNSNNSRWKEWLNLWLNEGQPKIVVKIKSLEELLTRFKKAKEMGIPVSIIEDAGKTQLEPGTITCIGIGPAPNNIIDDITGDLKLL
- a CDS encoding zinc finger domain-containing protein — protein: MAVKLSIREEVEPPVCSSCGKIIHPKEKGVEFYCPNCGEVLIRRDYMCRKQGVEYVCPNCGFKGP
- a CDS encoding elongation factor 1-beta, producing the protein MADVLVVLKVYPDSDEINLDNLYGDISNSLPKEYKIVKKETEPIAFGLKALILYIQMPEQMEGGTDNLEEIVNNIQGVSHAEVVGITRLGF